A genome region from Setaria italica strain Yugu1 chromosome III, Setaria_italica_v2.0, whole genome shotgun sequence includes the following:
- the LOC101779852 gene encoding uveal autoantigen with coiled-coil domains and ankyrin repeats has protein sequence MALSTSPTLQNRSWYADLFTDDRVKSLSHQVSTLRDKVWELERKSTQLAGDKGKLEKQLEETKKAAEVLASEKEEVEMSLKGENDKLRMEVFAAEEKYSQSEEEVKKLKMELAALAEAKEVAGKAFDSEKAAMMMESEYLKRRIGETQANKDLVDGENDKLRLEVLTLEQKCSLSEAEVERLKMELDTLEVAKEAAANAFHAEKVEIIKQLEDLKRKVEEIQASTDLVMAENDKLRSEALTAEEKHSFYEAEVERLKMELSVLAEANETAVKAFDAEKAEIMKELEDLKGQVEETHASKDLVMGENDRLQSEVLAAELKHRMSEAEVERLKMELSARAEAEEAAAKAFDAQKAEIMKEMENLKSMLEEIQASKDLVIGENDKLRSEVLTIEQKHSMFEAEVERLRKELDALVEAKEAAAEAFDVEKLEVMKELEGLKRKVEEIEASKDLEKDENNKLRYEVLTLEQKLSHSQEEVERLKMELGALAEAKEAAAKVFDAEKAQIMKESEGLKRRVEESQARKQAEEALHDKVAQADKLRAEVEELHVSMSHLQASYNEIDAKRLRLNDEKNSVQKALDAMKDEAAIMKSKIEVLENNNTEKDGEIGKLKAEKEEKMGQIDVLSKDIELLHQAMNEEKRKKKCSIRANLASGRTFLSSCIPK, from the exons ATGGCATTGTCGACTTCTCCAACCCTGCAGAACAGGTCGTGGTATGCAG ATCTCTTCACGGATGACAGGGTGAAGTCCCTATCACACCAGGTCTCGACACTTCGGGACAAGGTGTGGGAGTTGGAGCGCAAAAGCACCCAGTTGGCTGGCGACAAGGGTAAACTGGAGAAGCAATTGGAGGAGACTAAGAAGGCGGCTGAGGTGTTGGCAAGCGAGAAGGAAGAGGTGGAGATGAGCTTGAAGGGTGAAAATGATAAGCTTCGGATGGAGGTTTTCGCTGCCGAGGAAAAATATAGCCAGTCTGAAGAAGAGGTTAAGAAGCTCAAGATGGAATTAGCTGCACTGGCAGAGGCAAAAGAGGTGGCTGGGAAGGCCTTTGATTCTGAGAAGGCAGCAATGATGATGGAATCGGAGTATCTTAAGAGGAGGATAGGGGAAACCCAAGCAAATAAGGATTTGGTAGATGGTGAAAATGATAAGCTTAGGTTGGAGGTTCTGACCTTAGAGCAAAAATGTAGCTTATCTGAAGCGGAGGTTGAGAGGCTCAAGATGGAATTGGACACACTGGAGGTGGCAAAGGAGGCAGCCGCAAATGCATTTCATGCTGAGAAGGTGGAAATCATCAAGCAATTGGAGGACCTCAAAAGGAAGGTGGAGGAAATCCAGGCCAGCACGGATTTAGTGATGGCTGAAAATGATAAGCTTAGGTCGGAGGCTCTGACCGCAGAAGAGAAACATAGCTTCTATGAAGCAGAGGTTGAGAGGCTCAAGATGGAACTTAGTGTGCTAGCGGAGGCGAATGAGACGGCTGTCAAGGCATTTGATGCTGAGAAGGCAGAAATCATGAAGGAATTGGAGGACCTCAAAGGACAGGTGGAGGAAACCCATGCTAGTAAGGATTTGGTTATGGGTGAAAATGATAGGCTTCAGTCGGAGGTTTTGGCCGCAGAGCTAAAACATAGGATGTCTGAAGCCGAGGTTGAGAGGTTGAAGATGGAGCTAAGTGCACGAGcggaggcagaggaggcggcTGCCAAGGCATTTGATGCTCAAAAGGCGGAAATTATGAAGGAAATGGAGAACCTAAAGAGCatgttggaggaaatccagGCTAGCAAGGATTTGGTGATAGGTGAAAATGATAAACTTCGGTCGGAAGTTCTAACCATAGAGCAGAAACATAGCATGTTTGAAGCAGAAGTTGAGAGGCTTAGGAAGGAATTGGATGCGCTAGTGGAGGCGAAGGAGGCAGCTGCCGAGGCATTTGATGTTGAGAAGTTAGAAGTAATGAAGGAATTGGAAGGCCTCAAGAGGAAAGTGGAGGAAATCGAAGCCAGCAAAGATTTGGAGAAGGATGAAAATAATAAGCTCCGTTATGAGGTTTTGACACTTGAACAGAAACTTAGCCATTCTCAAGAAGAGGTTGAGAGACTCAAGATGGAACTGGGTGCATTGGCAGAGGCGAAGGAGGCAGCTGCAAAAGTATTTGATGCTGAGAAAGCGCAAATCATGAAGGAATCGGAGGGTCTTAAGAGGAGGGTGGAGGAAAGCCAAGCTAGGAAGCAGGCTGAGGAAGCATTGCATGACAAGGTTGCTCAAGCCGATAAGTTGAGGGCTGAAGTGGAGGAGCTCCATGTTTCTATGTCACACCTGCAAGCATCTTATAATGAAATTGACGCCAAGCGGTTGCGCCTAAATGATGAGAAGAATTCAGTCCAGAAAGCACTTGATGCTATGAAGGATGAAGCAGCAATCATGAAGTCAAAAATTGAGGTACTTGAGAACAACAATACTGAAAAGGACGGTGAGATTGGGAAATTGAAAGCAGAAAAGGAGGAAAAGATGGGGCAGATCGATGTCCTGAGCAAGGACATTGAGCTGCTACATCAAGCAATGAATGaggaaaaaaggaagaaaaagtgTAGCATTCGGGCTAATTTGGCATCAGGAAGGACATTCTTGTCGTCATGTATCCCGAAATGA
- the LOC101776861 gene encoding coiled-coil domain-containing protein 110-like: MGNNTSTDPSIAKSKEVFQVRNDLQEELEVMKKELMNQLVAATKKELQEHLKATKGELKKQSEATKKELSNQLVTATKKELQENLEASKEELKKQSEKVMKDLKEVLEYKLENKQLERKNIELSSEKAELEKQLEYTKKAALVLIDAADAYQEATEKQIKAKIEELEDTTKAALVFMEAADTYQEETERKSKARTEELENTRKAALVFMDAADTYQEAAEKQIKSKVEELEDMRMVFVDAADTYQEAAGKQINATVQTLEVLGGQEAMRVESLESEFNATLANNQEMEVDATVKKRECDLVKGENDMLQSEVLATEPKPKLNLFEAAVETQRLKMELGALVEAKEAAENAFEADMEDVMKEPKDLKSKVEKIKTIRGFVMHENETLWLEDSIVAQKYDIYEVEVESTEMQLNVLMEAKEAAAMGFNVNEAKNKKELEEIHAIRYER, translated from the exons ATGGGGAACAACACATCGACCGACCCATCGATCGCCAAATCTAAGGAGGTCTTCCAGGTACGGAACGATCTGCAAGAGGAATTGGAGGTGATGAAGAAAGAGCTCATGAATCAATTGGTGGCTGCAACAAAGAAAGAGCTGCAGGAGCATTTGAAGGCGACGAAGGGAGAGCTGAAGAAGCAATCGGAGGCGACGAAGAAAGAGCTCAGCAACCAATTGGTGACGGCGACGAAGAAAGAACTGCAGGAGAatttggaggcgtcgaaggaaGAGCTGAAGAAGCAATCGGAGAAGGTGATGAAAGACCTTAAAGAAGTGCTAGAGTACAAACTAGAGAACAAGCAGTTGGAGCGCAAAAACATTGAGCTGTCCAGTGAGAAGGCTGAACTAGAGAAGCAATTGGAGTACACGAAGAAGGCAGCCCTAGTGCTCATAGACGCTGCTGATGCATACCAAGAAGCAACAGAGAAGCAAATCAAGGCAAAGATAGAGGAATTGGAGGACACGACGAAGGCGGCTCTGGTATTCATGGAAGCTGCTGATACGTACCAAGAAGAAACAGAGAGAAAAAGTAAGGCGCGGACGGAGGAATTGGAGAATACGAGGAAGGCAGCTCTGGTGTTCATGGACGCTGCCGATACATATCAAGAGGCAGcagaaaaacaaatcaaatcAAAGGTGGAGGAATTGGAGGACATGAGGATGGTGTTTGTGGACGCTGCTGATACGTACCAAGAAGCAGCAGGGAAGCAAATTAACGCAACAGTACAAACACTAGAGGTGCTAGGGGGCCAAGAGGCAATGAGGGTAGAATCTTTGGAATCAGAGTTCAATGCAACTCTGGCTAACAACCAGGAAATGGAGGTTGATGCCACTGTGAAAAAGAGGGAATGTGATTTGGTAAAGGGTGAAAATGATATGCTTCAGTCAGAGGTTTTGGCAACAGAGCCTAAACCTAAACTTAACCTATTTGAAGCAGCGGTTGAGACACAGAGGCTCAAGATGGAATTGGGTGCGTTGGTAGAGGCGAAGGAGGCAGCTGAAAATGCATTTGAGGCAGATATGGAAGATGTCATGAAGGAACCGAAGGACCTCAAGAGCAAAGTGGAAAAAATCAAGACCATAAGGGGTTTTGTGATGCATGAAAATGAAACACTTTGGTTGGAGGATTCTATAGTTGCTCAGAAATATGATATATATGAAGTAGAGGTTGAGAGTACCGAGATGCAGTTGAATGTGTTGATGGAGGCAAAGGAGGCAGCTGCAATGGGGTTTAATGTTAACGAGGCAAAAAACAAGAAGGAATTGGAGGAAATTCATGCCATCAG ATATGAACGATGA